Proteins encoded together in one uncultured Sphaerochaeta sp. window:
- a CDS encoding polysaccharide biosynthesis C-terminal domain-containing protein, translating into MKRRISRLKINYFYVVSLRILQVITPFITAPYIARKFGPEGIGQNSYIYSIAYYFVIFSLLGNQKYGNRECAKVKDNTRKLSNVFWGIYSVQLTFTFIFTLFYILICFSFSEEIQIIGYIYIIYVLSAGFDISWFYYGLEKFQFIFIRGVIIKLLGVVSIFLFIRKNEDLWIYALIISLSALVSNALLWITLRKTLFSFVQSLEHINFIDYLKHLKSSSVLFIPVVAVSIYKIMDKIMLGGMAGMSQTGYYENAEKIINILLGILTSLSTVLLPKISYLVGQKEYGDIKSLFIKSINYTVFLGVGMTFGIIAISSNFIRLFFGAEFLDSIPILKTLAPTLITIGLGDVIVNQYLIPRDENKLFIISVSVGACLNLILNILLIPRFFALGAAYATLFTEIVVLGIQYSVIKHTYPLNQIFVNTWRIIISSFLMFYVVKSIKIMYGSIVLTLIVQVVLGVFLYFLIYTLLYLVPSRQS; encoded by the coding sequence ATGAAAAGAAGAATTAGTAGATTAAAAATTAACTATTTCTATGTAGTTTCATTAAGGATCCTACAAGTAATAACCCCTTTTATTACTGCACCATATATTGCTCGTAAATTCGGGCCAGAAGGCATTGGACAGAACTCATATATTTATTCTATTGCTTACTATTTTGTAATTTTCTCATTACTTGGAAATCAAAAATATGGTAATAGAGAATGTGCAAAAGTAAAGGATAACACAAGAAAACTATCAAATGTCTTCTGGGGAATATACTCAGTACAGCTTACATTCACTTTCATATTTACACTATTTTATATATTAATTTGTTTTTCTTTCAGCGAAGAAATACAAATAATTGGTTATATTTATATAATTTATGTTCTTTCCGCAGGCTTTGATATTAGTTGGTTTTATTATGGTTTGGAGAAATTCCAATTTATCTTCATAAGAGGAGTAATAATCAAATTATTGGGTGTTGTTTCAATATTTCTTTTTATTCGAAAGAATGAAGATCTTTGGATTTATGCATTGATTATTTCGCTAAGTGCCTTGGTTAGCAATGCATTGTTATGGATAACCCTTAGGAAAACCCTATTTTCGTTTGTGCAAAGTTTGGAACATATTAATTTTATAGATTACTTGAAACATCTCAAAAGTTCTTCTGTATTGTTTATTCCTGTCGTGGCTGTGAGCATATATAAAATTATGGATAAAATAATGTTGGGAGGAATGGCTGGGATGAGCCAAACCGGATATTATGAAAATGCTGAGAAGATTATTAACATTTTACTAGGGATTCTTACTTCGTTGAGCACTGTACTGCTACCTAAGATTTCATATCTTGTAGGCCAAAAGGAGTATGGTGATATCAAGTCTCTTTTTATAAAATCTATCAACTATACAGTTTTTCTTGGAGTTGGGATGACTTTCGGGATAATTGCTATTTCATCAAACTTTATCCGCTTGTTTTTTGGTGCAGAATTTCTTGACAGTATCCCAATATTGAAAACGCTAGCTCCAACTTTGATTACTATAGGGTTAGGAGATGTAATAGTTAATCAATACTTGATTCCGAGAGACGAAAATAAGCTGTTCATTATTAGCGTTTCTGTAGGAGCTTGTTTAAACCTGATTTTAAATATTCTTCTAATCCCAAGATTTTTTGCATTGGGTGCTGCTTATGCCACTTTATTTACTGAAATAGTAGTGTTAGGTATACAATATAGTGTTATTAAACATACCTATCCACTGAATCAAATTTTTGTAAATACTTGGAGAATAATCATTTCCTCATTCCTGATGTTCTACGTAGTAAAATCGATCAAAATAATGTATGGCAGTATAGTGTTGACATTGATTGTACAGGTAGTCTTAGGTGTTTTTTTATATTTTCTTATTTATACACTTCTATATTTGGTGCCATCTAGACAAAGTTGA
- a CDS encoding glycosyltransferase family 4 protein, protein MQLNRAQVFTKKGSKMILDTQKLSIAVVFHDADLYSGATSSMLDLIETWVLESCFNIIGIFPYKGSAVEKMNSWGCDTILFNYPQFRYSVLEPRIRTIIAFPLRITRLILNKILIKSFLANKLKKFNLSLIYSNTGTIYTGMWLKQKLQLPHIWHIREFGREDQNYQTIASDKYHRKIIFENSDRVIVISKALMSFLIKDSSSSITAAKVKIVYDDISFKYDNYFDHNWNEKKILNILICGSIISGKGHKQVIDAVSIVNKELKRVQLKIAGTADGSYYEEIKNYIHELELDESVEFLGHVDDMNSLRRCCDIGIVASIKEAFGRVTIEGMLSNLVMIGSNTGSTTELITHQDTGLLYNQGDYFDLAEKLMFLYNNREEMYRIARNGYISALNFINGKAASRISNLIFDVINEKKN, encoded by the coding sequence ATGCAATTAAATCGAGCTCAAGTATTTACAAAGAAGGGATCTAAAATGATTTTGGATACTCAAAAACTAAGCATCGCAGTAGTATTTCATGATGCAGACTTATATAGTGGTGCAACTAGTTCAATGCTTGACCTGATAGAGACTTGGGTTCTTGAATCGTGTTTCAATATTATTGGAATTTTCCCATATAAAGGGTCAGCTGTTGAGAAAATGAATAGTTGGGGTTGTGATACTATTTTGTTTAATTATCCTCAGTTTCGGTATAGTGTCTTGGAACCAAGAATTAGAACCATCATTGCTTTCCCCTTGAGAATCACTAGACTGATTTTAAATAAAATACTTATTAAAAGCTTTCTAGCTAATAAACTTAAAAAGTTTAATCTATCATTAATATATTCTAATACAGGCACAATATATACGGGTATGTGGCTAAAACAAAAATTACAGTTACCGCACATTTGGCATATAAGGGAATTTGGTCGAGAAGATCAGAATTATCAAACAATTGCTTCAGATAAATATCATAGAAAAATTATATTTGAAAATAGTGATCGGGTTATAGTGATATCAAAAGCATTAATGTCTTTTTTGATCAAAGATAGTAGTAGTTCTATTACTGCAGCTAAAGTAAAAATTGTATATGATGATATTTCTTTCAAGTACGATAACTATTTTGATCATAATTGGAATGAGAAAAAGATATTAAATATTTTAATTTGTGGGTCGATTATTTCCGGAAAAGGACACAAACAAGTAATCGATGCTGTTTCAATCGTCAATAAGGAGTTAAAACGCGTTCAACTTAAAATTGCAGGTACAGCAGACGGTTCCTATTATGAGGAAATCAAAAACTATATTCACGAGTTAGAACTAGATGAGAGTGTTGAATTTCTTGGGCATGTCGATGATATGAACTCACTTCGGAGGTGCTGCGATATTGGGATTGTTGCTTCCATAAAAGAAGCCTTTGGACGAGTTACAATTGAAGGGATGCTTAGTAACCTCGTGATGATTGGTTCAAATACAGGGAGTACAACTGAATTGATAACACATCAAGATACAGGTTTACTATACAATCAGGGAGATTATTTTGATTTAGCAGAAAAACTAATGTTCTTATATAATAATCGAGAAGAGATGTATCGAATAGCAAGGAATGGTTATATTTCAGCCTTAAATTTTATTAATGGGAAAGCAGCAAGTAGGATAAGTAATTTAATTTTTGATGTGATAAATGAAAAGAAGAATTAG
- a CDS encoding glycosyltransferase family 2 protein gives MKEIEDRSICAGIVLFNPEIPSLIDNINVILHQVNEIVLIDNASLNIEQINLSLCGYPNVYIFRNEMNLGIAKALNQIFEWASQKGYAWVLTLDQDSFCSPVLVREYKKYINEGVGILSPIIHDNTDEYALLAKIVEEITSIDECITSGSLTSVTIWEKVGKFNELLFIDFVDFDFCIRVRLQGYKILRVNNTYINHQLGSKYKLIRLPFGMNFKIYNHSVERNYFYVRNNIYYIRKYWKHINKTYHILRLIHWEVRKIIFEPQKIQMIKSIIHAIKSSSSIYKEGI, from the coding sequence ATGAAAGAGATAGAGGACCGTAGCATCTGCGCTGGTATCGTGCTCTTTAATCCAGAGATACCAAGTCTAATAGATAATATTAATGTAATCTTACATCAAGTGAATGAAATAGTGCTTATCGACAATGCTTCATTGAATATCGAACAAATAAATCTTTCGTTATGTGGTTACCCTAATGTTTATATTTTTCGAAATGAAATGAATCTTGGGATTGCTAAAGCATTAAATCAGATATTTGAATGGGCAAGTCAAAAAGGGTATGCATGGGTATTGACTTTAGACCAAGACTCTTTTTGTTCACCAGTACTCGTCAGAGAATACAAAAAATATATTAATGAAGGGGTAGGAATTCTTAGCCCCATAATACATGACAACACAGATGAGTATGCCTTACTAGCTAAAATTGTAGAAGAAATTACGTCTATCGATGAATGTATCACAAGTGGTAGTTTAACATCTGTAACAATTTGGGAAAAGGTTGGAAAGTTTAATGAATTGTTATTTATTGATTTTGTTGATTTTGACTTCTGTATTAGAGTACGGTTGCAAGGCTATAAAATATTACGTGTAAATAATACGTATATTAATCATCAATTAGGTTCAAAATATAAATTGATTAGACTTCCATTTGGTATGAATTTTAAAATTTATAATCATTCAGTAGAAAGGAATTATTTTTATGTTCGAAATAATATATATTATATTAGAAAGTATTGGAAGCATATCAATAAAACATATCACATTCTAAGGCTAATACATTGGGAGGTAAGGAAAATAATTTTCGAACCTCAAAAAATCCAAATGATAAAGTCAATTATTCATGCAATTAAATCGAGCTCAAGTATTTACAAAGAAGGGATCTAA
- a CDS encoding glycosyltransferase, whose amino-acid sequence MLGIIILNYNTWEETVDCIQSILNYPPRCIFKIYVIDNNSSVKLDNKQRQFFEEIENLELILLHNNCGYSAGNNVGIKYAIQDGCKLFLITNSDIIFVDNSIQIMINYIEANYFVGIVGPQIFNGDGEFQPFYLLSKLTGSGKLKNMFLSTPFSIFFQRFKKRFILEKLLDQPRKVFSVSGCCFLINRKCLDIIFPLDENTFLYEEEYIIGSKLENSTWEAHIIPFTHVKHLHGISTKGMSQFAYDCFINSEQYYLKNYLKTNIFLRKIIYLIRKQLSLIRYGRL is encoded by the coding sequence ATGCTAGGAATAATAATTCTTAACTATAATACGTGGGAAGAGACTGTTGATTGCATACAATCAATATTGAATTATCCTCCTAGATGCATTTTTAAAATTTATGTTATTGATAATAACTCCTCTGTAAAGCTTGATAATAAACAAAGGCAATTTTTTGAGGAGATTGAGAATCTAGAGTTAATTTTATTACATAATAATTGCGGATATTCAGCTGGGAATAATGTTGGTATAAAGTATGCAATTCAGGACGGATGTAAGCTGTTTCTTATCACTAATAGTGATATTATATTCGTAGACAACTCTATTCAGATAATGATAAATTATATTGAGGCGAATTATTTTGTGGGTATTGTTGGACCTCAAATATTTAATGGTGATGGGGAGTTTCAACCATTTTATTTATTGTCCAAATTAACAGGTTCTGGAAAACTGAAAAATATGTTTTTAAGTACTCCCTTTAGCATTTTTTTTCAAAGATTCAAGAAGAGATTTATACTTGAAAAACTATTGGACCAACCAAGAAAAGTATTCAGTGTAAGTGGTTGTTGTTTTTTAATTAATCGTAAGTGTTTAGACATAATATTTCCTCTTGATGAGAATACCTTCTTGTATGAAGAAGAATATATAATTGGATCAAAACTAGAGAATAGTACTTGGGAGGCTCACATAATACCTTTTACTCACGTTAAGCACTTACACGGAATCTCAACAAAAGGCATGTCCCAATTTGCATATGATTGCTTTATTAATAGTGAACAATACTACCTTAAGAATTATCTGAAAACAAATATCTTTTTAAGGAAAATTATTTATCTTATAAGGAAGCAGCTAAGTTTAATACGTTATGGAAGACTGTAA
- a CDS encoding NAD-dependent epimerase/dehydratase family protein gives MKVLITGSNGFIGSNLKKILTSRENAINIFEFNRYSRLDELKEYCAEVDVIYHFAAVLRPQTPAGYEDNIILTSELLRLLKESGNKCPIMFSSSIQAVLDNPYAESKRKEEKMIINYGLGNKVNTFVFRLPNLFGRLSKPNYTSVIATFCYNTINNFPIIINEPGRKIEFAEIQEALSEIIEIVESNEDKMANRIISINKCYSVSLGELAYYMGTLKNTEGPQLKRKDNFYAKLYETYLYYKNGANRLLC, from the coding sequence ATGAAAGTTCTTATAACAGGAAGTAATGGATTTATAGGAAGTAACCTTAAGAAGATTTTAACTTCACGTGAAAATGCGATAAATATATTTGAGTTCAATAGATATAGTCGATTAGACGAATTGAAGGAGTATTGTGCTGAAGTTGATGTTATATACCATTTTGCAGCTGTTCTAAGACCTCAAACTCCTGCTGGTTATGAAGATAATATTATACTTACCTCGGAACTGTTGCGTCTGCTCAAAGAGTCTGGGAATAAATGTCCTATTATGTTTTCTTCATCTATTCAAGCAGTATTGGATAATCCGTATGCAGAAAGCAAACGAAAAGAAGAAAAAATGATTATTAATTACGGCTTAGGAAATAAGGTAAATACTTTCGTTTTTAGATTACCTAATTTATTTGGCCGATTGAGTAAACCGAATTATACGAGTGTGATTGCTACTTTTTGCTATAATACTATCAATAATTTTCCAATTATTATAAATGAGCCTGGACGGAAAATTGAATTTGCAGAAATTCAGGAAGCTCTATCCGAAATAATTGAAATAGTAGAAAGCAATGAAGACAAAATGGCTAATAGAATCATTTCTATTAATAAATGTTATTCTGTTAGCCTTGGTGAATTAGCATATTATATGGGAACTCTTAAGAACACGGAGGGACCACAGCTTAAGAGAAAGGATAACTTTTATGCAAAGTTATATGAGACTTATCTATATTATAAAAATGGTGCCAATAGATTGCTATGCTAG
- a CDS encoding polysaccharide biosynthesis protein, whose amino-acid sequence MQINQFDGKTLLITGGTGSFGNAVLKRFLKSNIGEIRIFSRDELKQDNMRRFYQNEKIKYYIGDVKDYESVKNAMNGVDFIFHAAALKQVPSCEFFPLEAVKTNVIGTENVLSAAIEEKVKVVICLSTDKAAYPVNAMGTSKAMMEKVIIAKSRNTNATKICCTRYGNVLYSRGSVVPLFLSQIKKGDPLTITDPNMTRFIMTLEEALDLVIFAFENGENGDILVQKASATTIEVLAEAVKRLFKYNVPNKIIGTRHGEKAYETLLTDEECFSAIDMGDFYRVPCDKRSLNYEKYLDEGVVRNGLHQFNSNNTRLLNINETMEKLLELPEIQAEKDLWN is encoded by the coding sequence ATGCAAATAAATCAGTTCGACGGAAAAACATTGCTCATTACTGGGGGGACTGGAAGTTTTGGGAATGCTGTTCTAAAACGGTTTTTAAAAAGTAATATTGGTGAAATAAGGATTTTTTCAAGAGATGAATTGAAGCAAGATAATATGCGAAGATTTTATCAGAATGAAAAGATTAAGTATTATATTGGAGATGTTAAAGATTATGAGTCTGTTAAAAATGCAATGAATGGAGTAGATTTTATATTTCATGCAGCAGCATTAAAACAGGTGCCTTCGTGTGAGTTTTTTCCTTTAGAGGCGGTTAAAACAAATGTTATTGGAACTGAAAATGTACTTTCGGCAGCCATTGAAGAAAAAGTGAAAGTAGTTATTTGTCTTTCCACCGATAAAGCTGCCTATCCAGTGAATGCTATGGGCACTAGTAAAGCAATGATGGAGAAAGTAATTATCGCAAAAAGTAGAAACACAAATGCAACAAAAATATGTTGTACGAGATATGGGAATGTTTTATATAGTCGAGGTTCGGTTGTTCCCCTTTTTCTATCTCAAATAAAAAAGGGAGATCCATTAACAATCACTGATCCTAATATGACTAGGTTTATTATGACACTAGAAGAAGCCCTGGATTTGGTGATTTTTGCATTCGAGAATGGTGAAAATGGTGACATACTTGTACAGAAGGCTTCTGCAACGACGATTGAAGTATTGGCAGAAGCTGTTAAAAGGCTATTTAAATACAATGTTCCAAATAAAATTATTGGCACTCGTCACGGAGAGAAGGCCTATGAAACACTATTGACAGATGAAGAGTGCTTTTCTGCTATTGATATGGGAGATTTCTATAGGGTTCCTTGTGATAAAAGATCATTAAACTATGAAAAATATCTGGATGAAGGAGTGGTTCGAAATGGTCTACACCAATTTAATAGCAATAATACGAGACTTCTGAATATTAATGAAACTATGGAAAAATTATTAGAATTACCAGAAATTCAAGCAGAAAAAGATTTATGGAATTGA
- a CDS encoding glycosyltransferase family 2 protein, translating into MIGYPLVLILLDKLFKPKKHARDYSYIPSVTIMVVAHNEEKVIQEKLKNVSELDYPNDKIEILVASDNSTDATNEIVKTFIQANPEKRIRLFEVKERKGKTNAQNEAQKTVQSEILVMTDANAMIKENAIKELVSLFIEPSIVYVSGRLSYVNSLDNSTSYAESSYWDLDLKMRDIESRFQTITAGNGALYAVRNSEYIDFDPIRCHDSAMPQYYGLHKKKALFCPTAIAYEKAGENDGDEFKRKIRMARGILRSVFPNPAMLNIFRLKWFSFFYFGHRVVRSALFLSHIVVFLASLFLALNGQTFYLSMLIFQLIVYFLALLPKVGIQNKLIKFISYYCMTILAQAIGAYRMITGKSKPFWEKAESTR; encoded by the coding sequence ATGATTGGATACCCTCTTGTTCTAATTCTATTAGATAAGCTATTCAAACCGAAAAAGCATGCTCGTGATTACTCTTATATACCTTCAGTGACGATCATGGTTGTTGCACATAATGAAGAAAAAGTTATTCAAGAGAAACTCAAGAATGTGTCTGAGTTAGACTATCCTAATGACAAGATAGAGATTTTGGTTGCTTCTGATAATAGCACCGACGCGACCAATGAGATTGTTAAAACTTTTATTCAGGCCAACCCAGAAAAAAGAATACGGCTATTTGAGGTAAAGGAACGAAAAGGAAAGACAAACGCGCAGAATGAGGCACAAAAGACTGTACAGAGTGAAATTCTGGTTATGACTGATGCCAATGCAATGATCAAGGAAAATGCTATCAAAGAATTGGTATCCTTGTTTATTGAACCTTCCATTGTGTATGTTTCTGGGCGTCTTTCCTATGTAAATTCCTTGGATAATTCAACAAGTTATGCTGAGAGTTCCTATTGGGATCTTGATTTGAAAATGAGAGATATTGAATCAAGGTTCCAGACAATTACAGCTGGGAATGGAGCCTTATATGCAGTAAGAAATTCTGAATACATTGATTTTGATCCTATCCGTTGCCATGATAGTGCAATGCCTCAATATTATGGTTTGCATAAGAAGAAAGCTCTTTTCTGTCCTACTGCAATTGCCTATGAGAAAGCAGGAGAGAATGACGGAGACGAGTTCAAGAGAAAGATTAGGATGGCTAGAGGTATCTTGCGTTCAGTCTTCCCTAATCCAGCAATGCTCAATATTTTTAGATTGAAATGGTTTAGTTTCTTCTATTTTGGACATAGAGTTGTGCGTTCAGCTTTGTTTCTTTCCCACATTGTAGTGTTTTTAGCAAGTCTGTTTCTTGCTCTAAATGGGCAAACCTTTTACTTGTCAATGCTTATTTTTCAACTGATAGTGTATTTCTTAGCGCTGCTTCCAAAGGTTGGGATACAAAATAAGCTTATTAAGTTCATAAGTTACTACTGTATGACAATCCTTGCTCAGGCAATTGGAGCTTATAGAATGATTACTGGTAAATCAAAGCCATTCTGGGAGAAAGCGGAGAGTACGAGGTGA
- a CDS encoding DUF2188 domain-containing protein: MARREHHVVPNPNGGWDVKRNDSTKAIIHTNTKQAAVQQGRILSRLEGTEFIIHGKDGRIQSSDSHGNDPYPPRG, from the coding sequence ATGGCCCGAAGAGAACATCATGTAGTTCCCAATCCCAACGGAGGTTGGGATGTGAAGAGAAATGATTCTACGAAAGCTATCATTCATACCAATACGAAACAGGCTGCAGTACAGCAGGGTAGAATACTGAGCAGACTTGAAGGAACAGAATTCATCATACATGGAAAGGATGGAAGGATTCAGAGTTCGGATAGCCATGGGAATGACCCGTATCCGCCGAGAGGGTGA
- a CDS encoding AAA family ATPase has product MKKVTIKNIKRIKYLEFLIPEKGGVFLLVGENGAGKTTLLTCLDRICNPRAYATGFSTSKKNTEIDQYIGAEVQYEINDTNVSFRKGSKKWMPTPKRGASELLENFGFSDSVFIKADSRRIDASQEEIAKGRIEAASQDLKTALNSLFQTERFDKLQRLKIPHGRGVKPTFIYVLKDTRGRYSEKRFSTGELALIRLAENVLTIKESALVLVDEAEMALHPRIQRRLINFLSEKAIEKKLTVIISTHSATLIRETDKEHLILLEMSEGNVINAICPCYPARAIGGVDCIENSGFDCIFFVEDEMAKIYLDLLIKRLRNDIAKFKTFSYAIFPVGGYYETSRIAVDTKNRVFEGRAVYAVLDIDAFDNLEDNPIFHKLYNKHQDIIKSLGITPEVWFCEELENSSDIIKSGIRNSFHCELEHIIHHEEYLSCCSLNERKKAKKKFSFLVEKVSSSASYSEEKTKHLLVEILVKARPLGDLQKTLMPMLQGL; this is encoded by the coding sequence ATGAAAAAAGTTACTATAAAGAATATTAAGAGAATAAAGTATTTGGAGTTCCTCATTCCTGAAAAGGGAGGTGTTTTTCTTCTTGTCGGAGAAAATGGAGCAGGAAAGACAACTTTGCTTACTTGTTTAGATAGAATTTGCAATCCGAGAGCATATGCAACTGGGTTTTCAACATCTAAGAAGAATACAGAAATAGATCAATATATAGGTGCCGAAGTCCAATATGAAATAAATGATACTAATGTTTCTTTCAGAAAAGGTTCAAAAAAATGGATGCCTACACCTAAAAGAGGAGCTTCTGAGTTACTTGAGAATTTTGGATTCTCAGATTCAGTTTTTATTAAAGCTGATTCGCGTAGGATTGATGCTAGCCAAGAAGAAATTGCAAAAGGAAGGATCGAAGCAGCAAGCCAAGATTTAAAGACAGCATTGAATAGTCTATTTCAGACAGAAAGATTTGATAAATTACAAAGACTAAAAATCCCGCATGGGAGAGGGGTAAAGCCAACATTTATATATGTATTGAAAGACACAAGAGGGCGATATTCGGAGAAGCGTTTTAGTACAGGTGAGTTAGCACTTATTCGGTTAGCAGAGAATGTTCTCACTATAAAAGAATCTGCATTAGTGCTTGTAGATGAAGCTGAAATGGCTCTACATCCTCGTATACAAAGACGACTGATAAATTTCTTGTCAGAAAAAGCTATTGAAAAGAAGCTTACAGTTATCATATCCACGCATTCAGCGACTTTAATTCGAGAAACTGATAAAGAACATCTAATATTGTTGGAAATGAGTGAAGGCAATGTGATAAATGCCATATGTCCGTGCTACCCTGCACGGGCAATTGGTGGAGTAGATTGTATTGAGAATAGCGGTTTTGACTGTATTTTTTTTGTTGAAGATGAGATGGCAAAGATTTATCTTGATTTACTTATCAAGAGGTTGAGAAATGATATTGCAAAATTTAAAACTTTCTCTTATGCAATTTTTCCTGTCGGCGGATATTACGAAACTAGCAGGATTGCAGTGGATACGAAAAATCGAGTATTTGAAGGAAGGGCAGTCTATGCTGTTTTAGATATTGATGCGTTTGATAATTTAGAAGATAATCCAATTTTTCATAAACTATATAATAAGCACCAGGATATAATAAAATCTCTTGGGATCACACCGGAAGTTTGGTTTTGTGAGGAATTAGAAAATAGTAGCGATATTATCAAGTCGGGAATACGAAACAGTTTTCATTGCGAACTAGAGCATATCATCCATCATGAAGAATACCTCAGTTGTTGTTCGCTGAATGAAAGGAAAAAAGCAAAGAAGAAATTTTCTTTTCTTGTAGAAAAAGTATCTAGTAGTGCCAGTTATAGCGAAGAGAAAACTAAACATTTGCTTGTTGAAATTTTAGTAAAAGCTAGACCTTTAGGTGATTTACAGAAAACCCTAATGCCAATGTTACAGGGGTTATGA
- a CDS encoding sugar transferase produces MLRDMYKFFLKRLLDFVLSLLALLILFPLLVVLGILVRVFLGTPVLFVQQRPGVNEKIFKLYKFRSMTDRKDIEGNLLPDEERLTRFGRFLRASSLDELPELVNILKGDMSIVGPRPLLVQYLDRYNNFQKRRHEVRPGITGLAQVNGRNALSWKKKFQYDVWYVDHVSFVQDVKIILQTIRVVLSHSDISSSTSATMEEFGEASK; encoded by the coding sequence TTGTTGAGAGATATGTATAAGTTTTTTTTAAAACGATTGCTCGATTTTGTTCTTTCTCTACTTGCATTACTGATTCTTTTTCCCTTGCTTGTTGTTCTAGGTATCCTTGTGAGAGTATTTCTAGGAACTCCTGTTTTGTTTGTCCAACAACGGCCTGGTGTAAATGAAAAGATATTTAAACTCTATAAATTTCGTTCAATGACTGATAGAAAGGATATAGAAGGGAATCTGCTTCCTGATGAAGAACGATTAACTAGATTTGGGAGATTCTTAAGAGCTTCCAGCCTTGATGAGCTGCCAGAGCTTGTAAACATCTTGAAAGGTGATATGAGTATCGTTGGTCCACGACCTCTTCTGGTGCAATACCTGGATAGGTATAACAATTTTCAGAAGCGCAGACATGAAGTTCGTCCAGGTATTACCGGTCTAGCTCAAGTAAATGGAAGGAATGCTCTTAGTTGGAAGAAGAAGTTCCAGTATGATGTCTGGTATGTAGATCATGTTTCATTCGTTCAGGATGTAAAGATAATCCTGCAGACTATTAGGGTAGTTCTTTCCCATTCAGATATCTCAAGTAGTACTAGTGCTACGATGGAAGAGTTTGGGGAAGCGAGCAAATAG